A single Lathamus discolor isolate bLatDis1 chromosome 16, bLatDis1.hap1, whole genome shotgun sequence DNA region contains:
- the LOC136022718 gene encoding probable glutamate receptor isoform X2 codes for MDKGLSFLLCVITTMLLLGESSRTGTSRNDDVLSQGIDSRGPEEALPTLTVTTILEDPYVMVRSAELEGYCIDLLKALAAMLRFRYRVKVVGDGQYGAVAPGGNWTGMIGEVLRREADIAVAPLTVTSAREEVVSFTTPFLQTGIGILLRKETLSQEMSFFHFLAPFSKETWTGLLFAYVLTCFCLFLVARLSPCEWNEPKNEENHFTFLNSLWFGAGALALQGVTPRPKALSVRVVAAVWWLFTIALLAAYIANFTALLSSGSEQLPIQTFEDLVKQRKLEFGTLEGSSTFYFFKNSKNPIHQMIYEYMDKRRDHVLVKTYQEAVQRVMESNYAFIGESISQDLAAARHCNLIRAPEVIGARGFGIATTQASPWTKQLSVAVLKLRESGDLDYLRNKWWESSCLHRSRERWSPLEPQALGGLFLTLAIGLALGVIAAVAELSNKSRRAAGHAKKSCCAVFTEEICTRLHIKKNTRQSQETSGRANA; via the exons GAACCTCAAGGAATGACGATGTGCTGAGTCAG GGCATTGACTCGAGGGGACCAGAAGAGGCTCTTCCAACTCTGACCGTCACAACGATCCTG GAAGATCCCTACGTCATGGTGAGGAGCGCGGAGCTGGAGGGGTACTGCATCGACCTGCTGAAGGCTCTGGCTGCGATGCTCCGGTTCCGCTACAGGGTGAAGGTGGTGGGCGATGGGCAGTACGGAGCTGTCGCTCCCGGCGGGAACTGGACCGGGATGATCGGTGAAGTTCTGAGACGG GAAGCAGACATTGCAGTGGCGCCGCTGACGGTCACATCAGCGAGGGAAGAGGTGGTCTCCTTCACCACCCCATTCCTGCAGACCGGGATCGGAATCTTGCTCCGCAAAGAAACCCTCTCTCAGGAGATGTCGTTCTTCCACTTCCTGGCTCCTTTCAGCAAGGAGACCTGGACCGGCCTCTTGTTTGCCTACGTGCTGACGtgcttctgcctcttccttGTTGCCAG GCTGAGCCCCTGTGAATGGAACGAGCCGAAGAACGAAGAGAACCACTTCACCTTCTTGAACAGCCTCTGGTTTGGAGCAGGAGCCCTTGCCCTGCAAG GTGTCACCCCTCGGCCCAAGGCTCTCTCTGTGCGGGTCGTTGCTGCTGTCTGGTGGCTCTTCACCATCGCACTGCTGGCTGCCTACATCGCCAACTTCACCGCCCTGCTGAGCTCCGGCAGCGAGCAGCTCCCCATCCAGACCTTTGAGGATCTTGTGAAGCAAAGGAAGCTGGAGTTCGGGACACTGGAGGGCTCCTCTACCTTCTACTTCTTCAAG AACTCCAAGAATCCCATCCATCAGATGATCTACGAGTACATGGACAAGAGACGGGACCACGTTTTAGTCAAGACCTACCAGGAGGCAGTTCAGCGGGTGATGGAGTCCAACTACGCCTTCATCGGGGAATCCATCTCCCAGGACCTCGCCGCCGCCCGGCACTGCAACCTCATCAGGGCCCCCGAAGTTATCGGAGCCAGAGGATTTGGCATCGCCACCACCCAGG catccccgTGGACGAAGCAGCTCTCTGTGGCCGTGCTCAAGCTGCGCGAGTCCGGGGACCTCGATTACCTGCGCAACAAGTGGTGGgagagcagctgcctgcacaggaGCCGCGAGCGGTGGAGCCCTCTGGAGCCCCAGGCGCTGGGGGGGCTCTTCCTCACCCTGGCCATCGGCCTGGCCCTGGGCGTGATCGCAGCCGTGGCCGAGCTCTCAAACAAGAGCAGACGCGCGGCTGGGCATGCCAAG AAATCTTGCTGTGCTGTTTTCACAGAGGAAATCTGCACTCGTCTGCacataaagaaaaacacaagacAGAGCCAGGAGACTTCAGGGAGGGCCAATGCTTAA